From the genome of Cryptococcus tetragattii IND107 chromosome 8, whole genome shotgun sequence, one region includes:
- a CDS encoding ATP-dependent rRNA helicase RRP3, translating into MSSPSPDAYSSTSLPGSPSRSPSPALSNPDAPEASHNKSFADLGISPELCRACASMGFKKPSDIQAEAIPHALEGKDIIGLAQTGSGKTAAFSLPILQTLWENPQPFFALVLAPTRELAYQISQQITSLGSGIGVRTAVLVGGMDMMSQSIALSKRPHVIVATPGRLMDHLENTKGFSLKSLKYLVMDEADRLLDLDFGPIIDKILKVIPKERNTYLFSATMTTKVAKLQRASLNKPVRVEVSSKYSTVSTLLQHYLLLPLKNKDSYLLYLANELSSSSMIIFTRTVADSQRLSIILRRLGFPAIPLHGQMTQSLRLASLNKFKSGGRSILVATDVASRGLDIPLVDLVINYDMPTNSKDYVHRVGRTARAGRSGKSITLVTQYDVEILQRIESHIGKKMTSFDVDKEAVALLTDTVARANREAALEIRESGTGGGGGKRGRDKGKRKNFGDGDDRDRDDDVVEAGVPRKKNKFTTGGKKKARK; encoded by the exons ATGTCTAGCCCGTCCCCAGACGCATACTCCTCAACGTCTCTGCCTGGATCTCCATCCCGctccccttctcccgcGCTCTCCAACCCAGACGCCCCTGAAGCATCTCATAATAAGTCGTTTGCCGACCTCGGTATTAGTCCGGAATTATGTCGCGCATGTGCTTCTATGGGCTTCAAAAAACCTTCAGATATCCAGGCTGAAGCAATTCCTCATGCTTTGGAAGGCAAGGACATCATTGGTCTTGCCCAGACAGGTTCCGGTAAGACGGCGGCATTTAGTCTTCCCATTTTACAGACATTATGGGAGAATCCTCAACCGTTTTTTGCTCTTGTGTTGGCACCCACTCG AGAACTAGCGTATCAAATTTCTCAACAAATCACATCTCTTGGATCGGGCATTGGCGTTCGCACAGCTGTCTTAGTCGGTGGTATGGACATGATGTCGCAATCTATCGCTCTCTCTAAGCGACCTCACGTTATTGTGGCGACCCCTGGTCGGTTAATGGACCATTTGGAAAACACCAAGGGCTTCTCTCTTAAATCTTTGAAGTATCTG GTCATGGACGAAGCCGATCGTCTTCTCGATCTCGATTTCGGACCTATCATAGACAAGATTCTTAAAGTCATCCCTAAGGAGCGTAACACCTACCTTTTCTCCGCTACTATGACGACCAAGGTTGCCAAGCTTCAACGTGCTTCTTTGAACAAGCCTGTCCGCGTCGAAGTCTCTTCTAAGTACTCCACGGTCTCTACTCTCTTACAACACtatctcctccttccgctGAAAAACAAGGATTCCTATCTTCTTTACCTTGCCAACGagctttcttcatcctccatgATCATTTTTACCCGTACTGTCGCCGACTCTCAGCGATTATCTATCATCCTTCGTCGTCTCGGTTTCCCAGCCATCCCGTTGCACGGCCAAATGACTCAAAGTCTCCGATTGGCAAGTTTGAATAAGTTCAAATCCggtggaagaagcattTTGGTAGCCACGGACGTTGCTTCTCGTGGTCTTGACATTCCTCTCGTCGATCTCGTCATC AATTACGACATGCCTACAAACTCCAAAGACTACGTCCACCGAGTCGGTCGTACTGCCCGTGCAGGCCGTTCCGGTAAATCCATCACTCTCGTCACACAATATGATGTCGAGATCCTTCAACGTATAGAATCCCACATCGGCAAGAAAATGACTTCTTTTGATGTCGACAAGGAGGCAGTTGCGCTCTTGACCGATACCGTTGCGAGAGCGAACAGGGAGGCGGCGTTGGAGATTAGGGAGAGTGGTactggtggtggaggtggcaAGCGAGGAAGGGATAAGGGGAAGCGAAAGAATTTtggcgatggagatgatagggatagggatgatgatgttgtgGAAGCTGGTGTgccgagaaagaagaacaagttCACAACGGggggcaagaagaaggctaGAAAGTAG